The following DNA comes from Pseudomonadota bacterium.
CTAACCATTCTTTGACCACAGGCTGGACCGTAGGGCTGACAACCGCTCCCAGGTGTGTTACATCGGGTAACAACTTTACTTTCCCTTTTGTAAATTCAGAAATCACTGCTTCAAATACACACGGATAAAAGGCTTCATCTGCAGAGCCCACGACAACTAAGAGGGGCTGGGTTATGGCACGGAGATCTTTCTTGTAGTCACGAGGGGCGTAGGATGTGTTGAGCCGGTAAGTATACGACAGGGTTTCAGTCCCATCGCGCACCTCTTTCGGCATATTGAAATCAATAACAGTAAGGCCATTAAACCAGTGAATTCCGATGTTATTGAGCAAGACCAGCCCAATAATACGCTTGGTGTAGGGCCGTGCCCACCCTCCGGAATTGGGACGAGTAGTGGGGGCATTGTACTGTAAGTAAGGAGACAGCAACATGTAGGCATCGGCCTGGTGCCCGTACTTGCTTCCAGCAAAGCGTAAAGCTAATCCACCTCCTGATGAGTGACCTCCTGCAATGATCATCGCTTTGGGGTTGTCCCGTCGAATCATGGCAATGAAATCTGCCAAATCATCTTCCAATTGGCCAATGTAGTCCACATCGCCCCGTCTTTTGGGTTTAGACCCATGCCCGCGTAAATCCGGAGTATATACCTGGGCCAAACCTTCAGAGCTAATGAACTCGGCTAAAGGGAGGAA
Coding sequences within:
- a CDS encoding alpha/beta fold hydrolase is translated as MKKIVLGICIPVLICAAIYFAIAAVLIISGKPKKPIPKQGGLVFRELFVDYKSIPQLKTFTARDGTQLAYRLYPSQSDKALILLHGSGSHGRYFLPLAEFISSEGLAQVYTPDLRGHGSKPKRRGDVDYIGQLEDDLADFIAMIRRDNPKAMIIAGGHSSGGGLALRFAGSKYGHQADAYMLLSPYLQYNAPTTRPNSGGWARPYTKRIIGLVLLNNIGIHWFNGLTVIDFNMPKEVRDGTETLSYTYRLNTSYAPRDYKKDLRAITQPLLVVVGSADEAFYPCVFEAVISEFTKGKVKLLPDVTHLGAVVSPTVQPVVKEWLEGLGKP